acaatgttgtttacctgaTGACTAACATGGTGCTCTCCATCAATCAGGTTCTGTTGGTGATGATAGTGAATTTGTTTTGGAGCCAACTCCAATTCGAATTCTGTTTATCAGCATACAGAACTAGACTTCCTACACCACggctcattccactccaaaaCACGTTGAGCGAGATGTTTTCTTTAGACCTCAGCAGTTGCTGGGAGTATCGGCTGGGAAAAAGTCTGCCGTTACATCAGAAGTTAACATGTGGCATTTGCCATTTTCATCCATTTACactataaataaatgaatgcatcTCCTACACGTTAAGTCTTATTCATCTAAATAGAACTATTGTAGTGTAAGAGGTTATAGTGGCTAGTATGAATAggaaattatatttacataatatgtcAATGTTCTTGTCACCACAATTGTTGTATTCTAGATAGGCTCAAAGATACAAAGTACCCTTtgtaataaacatttattttttaaaatattccaATACATAACTGTCTGTGTCAGACTCTGTAACAACCATAATGTTGCGTTATTTTGGATAGaatgaaaaattataatattttctaaattattatttctcTGTTCATAGAAGCCATTCCACTAAATGTTTTGACCTAAAATGTCCAAACTCATGAACAAATATTTATAGAACCACTCTCACCCAAAGCTTGTCCATTTTCTACATTATACATAAAACATCTGATTAACGTGTTGTCCCCAACATGACAATATTCAGAACTCCACATTTCTGGAGAGCCTCTTATAAAAGGTTACTATGGACACACAAATGAAaagttttattgaaaatgttgtttttccattctgTGAGACATCAAAGTTATGATTTTGCATACAAATGCCTGGTTGATTTCCTTGGAATTGCCCAaagaacacattcatatttgtaTATGATTATTTCCcaaagtaataaaaatgtaaaacaaaatatatatatatattcttcaaaaataaatctaataaGGTTTTCATTTCCACTTGCCATAGTGCAGACACATCAGAAATCAGAAATGTCTTGCAAATCACACAGGTGACAATGTGGCAGTCAAGatgtaaaacacaaatgtttgcaGAACAGGTGATCTAAATGAAAGTTGGTGAGAGGCATGTTTTAAAACCCTGTTAAACCCTGTTAATGACATGCTGTGAATTCATCTCATACATCTCTTCTTTTCTGAGTGAGCATGGGCTGTTCGCTCTTTCTGGGAGACCACTGGCTCCTGTCTTCTTGTGAAGCCCACTGTCTGATCCAGTTTATTGGAAGTAGGCCTTAAAAGCTCAGATTTATCTTATTTTGAGTATATAAGTAAAATTACACACTGAATTATATGAAGCCATTAATAGCGTTTTAAAAATAATCATACTTTCTGAAGGTGGACATGACACATTTAAGGCAACGTTTTAAAATGTCCCCTTCTGCTTTTCCTGGTACATTATCTGGTCATCTGAGCATCTCTAACTGACCTGTCACagaacattatggcaggaacaACTCCTCTTGGTGTCCCAAAGAGCATGGGGTCCTCACAAGAGTATTAGCTATCACTAGAATCAATGTCAGTGTTCAGCTAATCACGCACTGCAGAATCACCATGTAAGATGCATTTTGCTTGCTGTCTAGCTATCTGAAGTGTCTATTCATTTTGCAATTTGCACAGAAAAGTGGTCAGCGTAATAATCACGCTGTTGCCCTGAATACCATCTACAGTCGTTTCatgtaaaatgtctgtgttGGATGTCTGGGAAGTCTCCATATGACCGGGCATACTGGATGGCAAATGAACTGGTAAACAAATTGATCTAACCTGCATCATTTTGGAATAGGTGATTGAAGAGcaaacatttattgaataatattGAAACCATTATTTATGTGTACACGTactgtacaatatatttttaataaccaAGCTATAAAGTTATATAGCTTAAGTATATTAAGATGGGAATATTTTATGCCTCAGAGACATTAACAAcattacaaacaaatacagactACAAACCGtgtggttcaaatcctgaatgctgatttgtTGAGAGCTTTGGTGTATGTGTATACCACAAAAATGGCAAAGCGTGTATTTTAACAATTATACATGCATTGGTTTagcagtttataatagcaaatacaacagcaaaacacacaacaaaggTTTGTGGTATAATGCCAATCTACCAAAAGTGGGAGCTGTATCCAAGTACTCTGCATTGGGTCTTAGACAAACTTAGCCATTGTAAATTGAACATATTCCACACGCCCTCTCGGCTCATTGTTTAAATAACTTATTccccaaaaatgtaatgtaaaaaatttaTTTCAGTGGGTAACAATGATGTAGATTTTAAAATGCTCGTACATatagatctgtctgtcaataGTATATTGTCAacattatttcctttttttgggTGTAAATTGTGTATGAAGGAAGAGAAAAGACCAAACACGcaaccatttttttttgttcaattcCCTTGGTAAAGAATGCAGGCACATCTCACTAATATAACACCACAGAAGTCACTCTTACATACAGTGTgtgattttatttatcaaatatgTGTTCATTCAAGGACAAAGGGCTATCTGAGTCTGACCCTCCTCTGAGAACCATGTGCTTGTCACATACAGGCACAGCATCTCTCCACAACAGGAGTGTGAAATCACCATGTTCCAACAGGGAGGGAGTGGGGCTCCCAAAGGGAACAAATATCAGTGCACTCGGTGTACATCATGCAAAGTACTGACCCCTCCATTCATGGGTCACTCTCAGGAAATCAATGTTTCTACTCCACTGTTGCAATGACTTGAGCAGCAACAAAACACAATCATATAAATATATCTAGGGTAAGGAAAAGGCTGCACTGTTTAGACTTTTAGGAGGAAATTATATTACAAGCTTTAAGAACCTAATTGACGATCTTTCATATACTTTTTAAACTCAGCatcttacaaatatttacacGTTTTGTACATtcagatgaaaacaaaactaTTCTGGCTCATACAATTACAGTCTACGTCTTTCATTAGTGTTAACCTTACAGcacacattttacaattcaATTAATGCTTTTTAGTCCAAGCCCTATTAATCATCCACAGAGCAGAGACAATTAGCCTGACTTATGAGAGCTGTGCTCAAGCAAGGCGCACCACAGAGTTCGTGTTTGCAGCACTTAGCCGCAGTAATTTGCAATACGCctgtttactgttataaatCAGTTACCCCCTACAAAAAGTTATGGGATTTCATAACTACGGGATATcatacatatacacaaataTAACCCATAAAGCCTTCCATAGCATTCACCCAAtgagcattcaggattcaaaccatccGGTTCatattaataatttatatattcatAGTTTAGATAGTTTATAGATTATGATTGCAAAGCTAGGGTTTTGCGTTCGACTCTTCGCTGGCGCCAGTATGAACAACTATGAAAATACGTCATACGGCTCTGGCTAGGTTTGCTAAATCACTTAAACGTCAATGCAAAACTATTGGTGATAATACCGCCGGTAGGCCCTGACAGTCCACGGGCACCATCTGGTGTAAGGTTACGAAAATGAAAAGATACCCCTAATAGAAAGAACGTCACTTCCTTTTTAAAAATGGCTGCGCCCTAGCGAATGTCACGATATATTTTACTACGTCGAGTTCCTAGCAAgtgcttttttctcttttctgtcgtataaaaatccataaaattTTACGTAATCGGTTGACCTGTTTTGCCGGGTGCATTTAAACATGGTCCACCTAAGTAAGTATTTCTATTTAGGTAACGTTATTAACAATGTGAACGGCTACCTAGTAATTAGGGTACAGTGTGTGTTACGGTTACCCGAAATAAGTAACACCTCTAAGTTTGTGGAAGTTAATTAATTCTATCGTATAGACTGCATTACTATGATGTTTGTGGCAATTATGTGTATTTCATGCATTTCACCACAGATAGATGGCTCCAATGGCCAGATATTGAATTTCATGCTACATATTATGGGATGCAAGTAACGTTATTCCTTAGATTGGCCATCTTATATCGGTATATTTTAGCTTGTTATATCGGTATTTCCAGCTATTCGATGTGTGCAGTTCTACTGTAACTTCTTAGTAAATCACAATGCTGGTTTTCAGAAACCTGTTGTGGAATGTTGCATGTATTTTCATCAATATACTTGCAtctaaatgtaacttttaaCCAAACAATACAATgtggatttttttaaaatattatctTTCAGCATCGTTCCTACTGAAGACGTACCATGGAGGTCACGTTGTCATACGATTGGCAATGGCTGGCCACAAACAGTCAAACAGACCCTTCTATCGCATTGTGGCTGCTTACAATAAGCGTGCAAGAGACAGTAAATACATAGAGCAGCTGGGCTCTTATGACCCTCTGCCCAACATATACAATGAGAAACTGGTCAGCTTCAACTATGACAGGATCAAGTACTGGATGGGTTGTGGTGCACATCCAACAAAGCCGGTGGCCAAACTTCTAGGTATGATTCATCTACCCTcaccatgaaaacacacacattttagctTTAAATTAATTGTATAAAGCCTACATAATGCAAAAGATACCAAGTTACAGGTTCATAAAAAAGCGAATTAGCATACTTTCACTTGTAATAAAAACTTCTGACAATGCCACATTGGAATCTGAGGCCTGAGTTACAGTAATCCGTCCTGTTCATCTAGGATTGGCTGGGTTCTTTCCTCTGCATCCCATGACGGTTACAGAGGCAGAGCGCCGAAGGTCCCTGGCCAAATTACCAGAGGGAGCTGCTCCAGAGAATGAAGTTAAACAGCAGGAACTATGAGATCTGGAGGGTTTGGGACTGCCTAGCAAGCCGGACGTGAAAATTGTACATATGCCATTCACCTCAAAAGTTGTTTTTCAGTCTATGAATATTCAAAAATAGTACTTTCCCTGCAAGGTTCTTGTGCTGCGAAGCTCAATAATGaatatgtttgtttgattaactgTATTTGTGGTcaattaaagtaattaattaggaTGGTGTTTAGGATACTTTCACTGTTTTTGAGTCTGATATTTGTTCTCAAAAATCCTAACCCCAACACTTGGATATGGAATTTGTGCAGTAGGATAACCAATGTGGGGGAGCACTTTTAAAGAGTGGGTGTGTTGAAAAGATCTACAACGATTTAACTTTCTGTCCTTAATGTTAGATGTTTTACACAAGGTCTTGTTTTTGGTGACACTAAATACTTACTGCAATAACACAAGTATGTATGTGTCCTAGTGAAGCATTTACTTTCTGAAATGCTGAGAGAATAAGGAAATTAATGCATTAGTACCACTTCACGTGATTGATATTGGTCTTTACCTAACTGGTGTGTTCAAGTGGTGTTATACAGAATGTTGCAAAACCtatgaacacatttccacaatcACCTCTTAATATGAAAAGGCAAATCAGTTCCCTTCCAAAATTACAGTATAACATAAGGTGGTGTTTactgtctcagttccaaagcATATGTTTGGAATATCTGACTGCCCTATCAGGAGATAtgcttattttaattatttgtaatgtCATCGAAGGCACACCTAACAATACCCATaccaaaaatgaaatatattggCTTTCTGGAGTTATAACTGGAGGGCTGCAGTCTTTTGTATGCCCTTAGTGAAATTGTGTTAGATAGTTATCTTGTTCCCTGACACTTCCACCCAAATTTAGATGCTTGGTGGAACACTTAGATCAACATGGCCTTCATTACCCAATAAGATGTGAACCATTCCAGTTTTGATATATGGATTGGTTTAATCAGCCTCCACAACAAGTTACCCCCTGTATTTTTACAGCTGTGTGAGCATACAGCGCACCTGAGCTTTCTCGCTAGCACTGACTCGCAGCATAACAGCAGTTCTTAGCTTCAGTGTTCAGTGTCTTAACCAGTGTTAAAAGGCTACAAGTCTTTTCAAACTGATTAGCAGACCAGTGTGAGGGTTTAATGTGGATTTTCTCAGGCACAAATTGCTTATGTTTTATAAAATCGAACTTAAGGTATTAattgcagatgtcttctggttgTTTATtcttgtatttatgctagtagttCAATAAGACTCTTATACATGGCACCTTTCAACAGCAAAGATAAATGGGGTCAGATTTGTAAGAAAAACTGAGGGAAAAAGGGGGCTATAGGAATGCATGCATGTACATCGGGATATGTGGGTAAGTAATAACGTAGGTTTGTATGCATACATGTATGTGCTTATGTGACATGTCATGTTCAGAAAAGCCAAGAtgacaagaggaaaggatctgaGTGTGCCTTCCTCTTCAGCCCCATTAGCCTAGGTTTGGGGGCGGCAAAGACCCCCCCAatccccccccgcccccccgtgGGGTTGAGCCCCTCTAACCCTCTGCCTTAATCAAGCCCCATCACTGTATGATATATTCCTTGATCACATGACTTATACATATAAAAGATTACGTACATTTCCTGTTTCGAGAGGAACCCAGCATGAAATATTCAGTATTTTTGGGAATAGGTCTTTGCATGCATTCCTTAAGGATCTGTCTCTGTATGACCTATTGCTTTATCACAAAATGTGATCTTTGTCAATGCATATACTGTAAGTAGCCTATATTTCCTGGTTCCGGAGAGAGGGGGAAGTAAACTGCTTTTTATGAACAGGTCTTCTCAGAAATCAGTTTCACATGAGCAAACAGGTGTGGAGCGCACTGCCTATGTCATAAATGTACTCAACAGGgccattaaaatattttgtttcataagtACACAGTTGTGCTGTGTaccataccctggcagaaatggtaaaatgttggcattgattttgaaaatatgactgatcatgcaaaaaaactgtcttttatttaagaatagtgatcatatgaagccatttattatacatagttgtttggctcctttttaaatctaaatgataacagaaatcacccaaatggccatgATCAAGACAAGATGCAGCAGTACCTCAAACCCAAAGGACATTAATACCTAccttcccacttaaaaagcatatagaagtctgtaatttgtatcataggtactcaaccCACagtattcaactgtgagtgatgtaatctaaaacaatcacattgtatgatttttaagtaattaatttgcattttattgcatgacataattatttgatacatcagaaaagcagaacttaatatttggtacagaaacctttgtttgcaatta
This sequence is a window from Esox lucius isolate fEsoLuc1 chromosome 17, fEsoLuc1.pri, whole genome shotgun sequence. Protein-coding genes within it:
- the mrps16 gene encoding 28S ribosomal protein S16, mitochondrial, encoding MVHLTSFLLKTYHGGHVVIRLAMAGHKQSNRPFYRIVAAYNKRARDSKYIEQLGSYDPLPNIYNEKLVSFNYDRIKYWMGCGAHPTKPVAKLLGLAGFFPLHPMTVTEAERRRSLAKLPEGAAPENEVKQQEL